The following coding sequences lie in one Leucobacter allii genomic window:
- a CDS encoding biotin--[acetyl-CoA-carboxylase] ligase, translated as MDLRRSRELLPEVIWRESSPSTNAELRELVAREALPHGSLLVTADQTAGRGRLDRGWVTPPGTSIAASLLVRGFGARGLGASWLPLLAGSAIATALQPLFRAGASAGADRPGAAADQPRDGADRLGRSHGAGAVDTPARSAKRVGVKWPNDVHVRDEEDAIAGRPGKKLCGILCEMLPAPPGDGPAIVVGAGINLLIPEWELPTERATSLLAAGADVGGAESLADPAGSDLADRVLAAYAAELLRLVALAADDPRAARIRVARHSLTLGTEVRVHLPGGEIVDGRARELAEDGALVVDLPTGGTLTVSAGDVEHLR; from the coding sequence ATGGATCTGCGTCGAAGCCGCGAGCTGCTGCCCGAGGTCATCTGGCGCGAGAGCTCGCCGTCGACGAACGCCGAACTGCGGGAGCTCGTCGCCCGGGAGGCGCTGCCGCACGGCAGCCTGCTCGTCACCGCGGATCAGACGGCGGGGCGGGGCCGGCTCGATCGCGGCTGGGTGACGCCGCCGGGAACGTCGATCGCCGCGTCGCTGCTCGTGCGCGGTTTCGGTGCGCGGGGGCTCGGCGCGAGCTGGTTGCCGCTGCTCGCGGGATCGGCGATCGCGACCGCGCTGCAGCCGCTCTTCCGCGCGGGCGCGTCGGCCGGTGCGGATCGGCCCGGAGCCGCTGCTGATCAGCCCCGGGACGGCGCGGATCGCCTCGGGCGGAGCCACGGCGCTGGAGCCGTCGATACCCCCGCGCGGAGCGCGAAGCGCGTCGGGGTGAAGTGGCCGAACGACGTGCACGTGCGCGACGAGGAGGACGCGATCGCGGGCCGTCCGGGCAAGAAGCTGTGCGGGATCCTGTGCGAGATGCTGCCCGCGCCGCCGGGCGACGGGCCCGCGATCGTCGTGGGCGCCGGGATCAACCTGCTCATCCCCGAGTGGGAGCTCCCCACCGAGCGGGCGACGTCGCTCCTCGCAGCGGGTGCCGACGTCGGCGGGGCGGAGAGCCTCGCCGATCCGGCGGGGTCGGATCTCGCCGACCGGGTGCTCGCCGCCTACGCCGCGGAGCTCCTGCGGCTCGTCGCGCTCGCCGCGGACGACCCGCGCGCCGCGCGCATCCGGGTCGCGCGGCATTCGCTGACGCTCGGCACCGAGGTGCGGGTGCACCTGCCCGGCGGCGAGATCGTGGACGGCCGGGCGCGGGAGCTCGCGGAGGATGGCGCGCTCGTGGTGGATCTCCCCACGGGCGGCACTCTCACGGTGTCCGCCGGGGACGTCGAGCACCTCCGCTGA
- a CDS encoding APC family permease — MSQNTGAHLKRTLGPITLTLFGLSYMAIGTVFTTYGIVNQLTEGHLVDSYVVALIVMLFTASSYAAMVRRYPVAGSAYTYAQQSFGGATGFLTGWVLMLDYLFIPMINFLILGLYVGTQFPDVPSWVFTLAALVAVFVFNVLGISLVGKINTVIVVVSLAAVLVFAVLAIKTAIGDPNAPSLIEPFIPGTESYSPIFTGAAVLALSFLGFDAVSTLSEEAKRPRKDIPRAIMLTTIIGGLIFIFVAWVGARAYYLSDWSQASQELLDAAGVVLFDHVGGEVLTAIFIIITVAGCFGSGLAGQVAVSRILYSMGRDSILPRPLGILSKRFGTPIVAATTVSVVALSSLFLSLDQAAFMISFGALAAFAMVNLAVIRTYLFPQGGRTEPLTAWQVIRYGVLPLVGFALTIWLWTSLEGLTWIIGGIWLLIGVVILALKTGFFRRPVPKLDFSEEEPSTEAIDALSKEFPLDGTR; from the coding sequence GTGAGCCAGAACACCGGGGCCCACCTCAAGCGCACACTCGGCCCGATCACGCTCACGCTGTTCGGGCTCTCCTACATGGCGATCGGCACGGTCTTCACGACCTACGGCATCGTCAACCAGCTCACCGAGGGCCACCTCGTCGACTCCTACGTCGTCGCGCTCATCGTCATGCTCTTCACCGCCTCGAGCTACGCCGCCATGGTGCGCCGCTACCCGGTCGCGGGATCCGCCTACACCTATGCGCAGCAGTCCTTCGGCGGCGCGACCGGCTTCCTCACCGGCTGGGTGCTGATGCTCGACTACCTCTTCATCCCGATGATCAACTTCCTGATCCTCGGGCTCTACGTCGGCACGCAGTTCCCCGACGTGCCCAGCTGGGTGTTCACGCTCGCCGCGCTCGTCGCCGTGTTCGTCTTCAACGTCCTCGGCATCTCCCTCGTCGGCAAGATCAACACGGTGATCGTCGTCGTGTCGCTCGCCGCGGTCCTCGTGTTCGCCGTGCTCGCCATCAAGACCGCCATCGGCGACCCGAACGCGCCGAGCCTCATCGAGCCCTTCATCCCGGGGACGGAGAGCTACAGCCCCATCTTCACCGGCGCCGCCGTGCTCGCCCTGTCCTTCCTCGGCTTCGACGCGGTCTCCACGCTCTCGGAGGAGGCGAAGCGCCCCCGCAAGGACATCCCCCGCGCCATCATGCTCACCACGATCATCGGCGGGCTCATCTTCATCTTCGTCGCCTGGGTCGGCGCCCGCGCCTACTACCTCTCCGATTGGAGCCAGGCGTCGCAGGAGCTGCTCGACGCGGCCGGCGTCGTGCTCTTCGACCACGTCGGCGGCGAGGTGCTCACCGCCATCTTCATCATCATCACGGTCGCCGGATGCTTCGGCTCGGGCCTCGCCGGCCAGGTCGCCGTCTCGCGCATCCTCTACTCCATGGGCCGCGACAGCATCCTGCCCCGCCCGCTCGGCATCCTCTCCAAGCGGTTCGGCACCCCCATCGTGGCCGCGACCACGGTGTCCGTCGTGGCGCTGTCGAGCCTCTTCCTCAGCCTCGACCAGGCCGCGTTCATGATCAGCTTCGGCGCGCTGGCCGCGTTCGCCATGGTGAACCTCGCCGTGATCCGCACCTACCTCTTCCCGCAGGGCGGCCGCACCGAACCGCTGACCGCCTGGCAGGTGATCCGCTACGGCGTGCTCCCGCTCGTCGGCTTCGCCCTGACGATCTGGCTGTGGACCTCCCTCGAGGGCCTCACCTGGATCATCGGCGGGATCTGGCTGCTCATCGGCGTCGTCATCCTCGCGCTGAAGACCGGATTCTTCCGCCGGCCCGTCCCGAAGCTCGACTTCTCGGAGGAGGAGCCGTCGACCGAGGCGATCGACGCGCTCTCGAAGGAGTTCCCGCTCGACGGCACCCGCTGA
- a CDS encoding TetR/AcrR family transcriptional regulator, with product MAETKRRRVGRPSEQVLSRVLIVEAALALIDEHGAQGFGMRDIARSLGVRPSALYNHVENKDDIYRGIRELIGERITWDGLDDAPWDVALAAWAREYRAAFAAHPPTVALLAVMPISPTSSVSVAYDRVVHALGRGGWGRGEALNVLVALESFILGSALDAAAAPDMMDPGERDDVPEFSAAYREREELVRSTGASPADQAFETGLQLILDGLRAAAAARAR from the coding sequence ATGGCCGAGACGAAGCGGCGACGGGTCGGCCGGCCCAGCGAGCAGGTGCTCTCGCGAGTGCTGATCGTCGAGGCCGCGCTCGCGCTCATCGACGAGCACGGCGCGCAGGGCTTCGGCATGCGCGACATCGCGCGCAGCCTCGGCGTGCGCCCTTCGGCGCTCTACAACCACGTCGAGAACAAGGACGACATCTACCGCGGGATCCGCGAGCTCATCGGCGAGCGCATCACCTGGGACGGTCTCGACGACGCGCCCTGGGATGTCGCGCTCGCCGCCTGGGCGCGCGAGTACCGGGCGGCCTTCGCGGCGCATCCGCCGACGGTGGCGCTGCTCGCGGTGATGCCGATCTCGCCGACCTCGAGCGTCAGCGTCGCCTACGATCGTGTCGTGCACGCGCTCGGCCGCGGCGGATGGGGGCGCGGTGAGGCGCTGAACGTGCTCGTCGCGCTCGAGTCGTTCATCCTGGGTTCCGCTCTCGACGCGGCTGCGGCGCCCGACATGATGGATCCCGGGGAGCGCGATGACGTCCCGGAGTTCAGCGCGGCGTATCGCGAGCGCGAGGAGCTCGTCCGGAGCACCGGCGCGAGCCCGGCGGACCAGGCGTTCGAGACGGGCCTGCAGCTGATCCTGGACGGTCTCCGCGCGGCGGCTGCCGCCCGCGCCCGCTGA
- a CDS encoding TetR/AcrR family transcriptional regulator C-terminal domain-containing protein — MAVPSARRGAGRPKRRVLSRRLILETGLRLMDAHGVDRAGMRAIADELGVRPSSLYNHVAGTADLIAGVRELISDRIDTGVFAAAPWDAALEAWARSYRSAFAAHPPTIALLAVTPLAERSDTTRMYDAVVAGLVRAGWPPERVLTVIVALESFILGSALDYEAADDMFEPGPRADVPAFTAAYRARERALAASGTRPADAAFELGLRALVSGLRAEHAALTRG; from the coding sequence GTGGCGGTGCCGAGCGCGCGGCGCGGCGCGGGGCGCCCGAAGCGGAGGGTGCTCTCGCGGCGGTTGATCCTCGAGACGGGTCTGAGGCTCATGGACGCGCACGGCGTGGACCGGGCGGGTATGCGCGCGATCGCCGATGAGCTGGGGGTGCGACCCTCCTCGCTCTACAACCACGTCGCGGGGACCGCCGATCTCATCGCCGGCGTCCGGGAGCTCATCAGCGACCGCATCGATACCGGAGTGTTCGCCGCAGCGCCCTGGGACGCGGCGCTCGAGGCCTGGGCGAGGTCCTACCGCTCGGCGTTCGCCGCGCACCCGCCGACCATCGCGCTGCTCGCGGTCACCCCGCTCGCGGAGCGCTCGGACACGACCCGCATGTACGACGCGGTCGTCGCGGGGCTCGTGCGCGCGGGCTGGCCGCCGGAGCGCGTGCTCACCGTGATCGTCGCCCTCGAATCGTTCATCCTCGGCTCGGCGCTCGACTACGAGGCGGCCGACGACATGTTCGAGCCCGGGCCGCGCGCGGACGTGCCGGCGTTCACCGCGGCCTACCGGGCGCGCGAGCGAGCGCTCGCCGCGAGCGGCACGCGGCCGGCGGACGCCGCATTCGAGCTCGGGCTGCGCGCCCTCGTCTCGGGCCTCCGCGCCGAGCACGCGGCGCTGACGCGCGGCTAG
- a CDS encoding amidohydrolase, producing MNASNGPDSADGTAGAAFPDGSTAHDGGTVSTDGTASAGGTVFTGGTVIVDPDRDGDAVTSDAIAFRDGRVRALGAEALALLDADPTAYARIDLAGGTLAPALGDGHAHPLLGGVEALGPRIREAADLPGILSAVAAWKAEHPDAEWIVGASYDATFAEGGLFDARWLDEVTGDTPTILRAWDYHTAWANSAALAAGGITADTPDPALGRIVRRADGSPLGTLQEAAANDFLADVVPAFALAQRLDAIERATRAYAAQGTTWIQDAWVEPGDLEVYLAAAEQGRLHTRVNLAFRADPARWRAQRAAFAAARERVRGLAHPRLTAETVKFFVDGVVESHTAALLEPYADRPDDRGLPNWSPDELAEAAAAFDADGFQLHLHAIGDAANRHALDALGAARAADPERERHHVIAHVALLDPADVARFAELGVIANFEPYWAQCDAVMRDLTIPHLGHPRDEWQYLIGSIHRSGATVSFGSDWPVTTLDWRPALATAITRHDPADPEAAAWLPGERIDAGAAYAAYTAGIARQALAPDRGTLEVGRVADAVWLSADPLRIAPEAIAGLEVRGTWLAGKATFRG from the coding sequence ATGAACGCCAGCAACGGCCCGGACTCCGCGGACGGAACGGCGGGGGCTGCGTTCCCGGACGGCAGCACGGCGCACGACGGCGGCACGGTATCCACCGACGGCACGGCGTCCGCCGGCGGCACGGTGTTCACCGGCGGCACCGTGATCGTCGACCCGGACCGCGACGGCGACGCGGTCACGAGCGACGCGATCGCCTTCCGCGACGGCCGCGTCCGGGCCCTCGGAGCCGAGGCTCTGGCGCTCCTCGACGCGGACCCGACCGCCTACGCCCGCATCGACCTGGCCGGCGGCACGCTCGCCCCGGCGCTCGGCGACGGGCACGCGCACCCGCTGCTCGGCGGCGTCGAAGCGCTCGGGCCGCGCATCCGCGAGGCCGCCGATCTGCCCGGCATCCTCTCGGCGGTCGCCGCGTGGAAGGCGGAGCACCCCGACGCCGAGTGGATCGTGGGCGCGAGCTACGACGCCACCTTCGCCGAGGGCGGCCTCTTCGACGCCCGCTGGCTCGACGAGGTCACCGGGGACACCCCGACGATCCTGCGCGCCTGGGATTACCACACGGCCTGGGCGAACTCCGCGGCGCTCGCGGCGGGCGGGATCACGGCGGACACGCCCGATCCCGCGCTCGGCCGCATCGTCCGCCGGGCCGACGGCAGCCCCCTCGGCACGCTCCAGGAAGCCGCGGCGAACGACTTCCTCGCCGACGTCGTGCCGGCCTTCGCGCTCGCGCAGCGCCTCGACGCGATCGAGCGCGCGACGCGCGCCTACGCCGCGCAGGGGACGACCTGGATCCAGGACGCCTGGGTCGAGCCTGGCGACCTCGAGGTGTACCTCGCCGCCGCGGAGCAGGGCCGGCTGCACACGCGCGTGAATCTGGCGTTCCGCGCCGACCCCGCGCGCTGGCGCGCGCAGCGGGCGGCGTTCGCCGCGGCCCGCGAACGCGTGCGCGGCCTCGCGCATCCGCGCCTCACCGCCGAGACCGTGAAGTTCTTCGTCGACGGCGTCGTCGAGAGCCACACCGCGGCGCTCCTCGAGCCCTACGCGGACCGCCCCGACGACCGCGGTCTGCCGAACTGGAGCCCGGACGAACTCGCCGAGGCCGCCGCGGCGTTCGACGCCGACGGCTTCCAGCTGCACCTGCACGCCATCGGCGACGCCGCCAACCGGCACGCGCTCGACGCCCTCGGGGCCGCCCGCGCCGCCGATCCGGAGCGCGAGCGCCACCACGTCATCGCGCACGTCGCGCTGCTCGATCCCGCGGACGTCGCGCGCTTCGCGGAGCTCGGGGTCATCGCGAACTTCGAGCCGTACTGGGCCCAGTGCGACGCCGTGATGCGCGATCTCACGATCCCGCACCTCGGGCACCCCCGCGACGAGTGGCAGTACCTCATCGGCTCGATCCACCGCAGCGGCGCCACCGTCAGCTTCGGCAGCGACTGGCCCGTGACGACCCTCGACTGGCGCCCCGCCCTGGCGACCGCGATCACGCGGCACGACCCGGCCGATCCCGAGGCGGCCGCCTGGCTGCCCGGGGAGCGGATCGACGCGGGCGCCGCCTACGCGGCGTACACCGCCGGCATCGCACGGCAGGCGCTCGCCCCCGATCGCGGCACGCTCGAGGTCGGCCGCGTCGCCGACGCCGTCTGGCTGTCCGCCGATCCGCTGCGCATCGCCCCCGAGGCGATCGCCGGGCTCGAAGTCCGCGGCACGTGGCTCGCGGGCAAAGCCACCTTCCGCGGGTAG
- a CDS encoding APC family permease: protein MSDTTQPRLKRALGLTGLTLFGVTYMTVITVFTTYGIVNQVTDGHLPAAYVVAVVAMLFTAASYGAMVRRYPVAGSAYTYTQQSFGGAAGFLTGWVMLLDYLFIPMINFMLIGIYLNTQFPAVPVWVFTLVALLLVLLFNILGITLVNKLNFAIIGLSVILVVIFMVLAFKAAFGGDTSVSLIEPFTFGEGGIGAVASGAAILALSFLGFDAVSTLSEEAKHPRKDIPRAIVLATLIGGLFFILVSWTGALAFQPDWDSLDATAIDAAGVTVMNEIGGTAFTAFFVAVYVVGAFGSGMTGQVSVSRILYAMGRDGMLPKPLSRLHRRFGTPIVAACIVSFFALSALFLSLDVVAFMISFGALAAFAMVNLSVIRTYIFPKGGRREPLTVRSILVHLVAPLIGFALTIWLWTSLEATTWIVGGIWLVIGVIIIAIVTGGFKRPVPKMDFSEQDPTTEQIDQLGADFPLEGDRA from the coding sequence GTGAGCGACACCACGCAACCGCGCCTGAAGCGCGCGCTCGGCCTCACCGGCCTCACCCTGTTCGGCGTGACCTACATGACGGTGATCACGGTCTTCACGACCTACGGCATCGTCAACCAGGTGACCGACGGGCACCTCCCCGCCGCCTACGTCGTCGCGGTCGTCGCGATGCTGTTCACCGCGGCGAGCTACGGCGCCATGGTGCGCCGCTATCCGGTCGCCGGATCCGCGTACACCTACACCCAGCAGTCCTTCGGCGGCGCCGCCGGCTTCCTCACCGGCTGGGTCATGCTGCTCGACTACCTCTTCATCCCGATGATCAACTTCATGCTCATCGGCATCTACCTGAACACCCAGTTCCCGGCCGTGCCGGTCTGGGTGTTCACCCTCGTGGCGCTGCTGCTCGTGCTCCTGTTCAACATCCTCGGGATCACGCTCGTGAACAAGCTGAACTTCGCGATCATCGGGCTCTCCGTGATCCTCGTCGTGATTTTCATGGTGCTCGCCTTCAAGGCCGCGTTCGGCGGCGACACCTCCGTCAGCCTCATCGAGCCCTTCACCTTCGGCGAGGGCGGCATCGGCGCGGTGGCCTCGGGCGCGGCCATCCTGGCCCTCTCCTTCCTCGGCTTCGACGCCGTCTCCACCCTCTCCGAGGAGGCGAAGCACCCGCGCAAGGACATCCCGCGCGCCATCGTGCTCGCCACCCTCATCGGCGGGCTGTTCTTCATCCTCGTCTCCTGGACGGGTGCGCTCGCCTTCCAGCCCGACTGGGACTCGCTCGACGCGACCGCGATCGACGCCGCGGGCGTCACGGTGATGAACGAGATCGGCGGCACCGCCTTCACGGCGTTCTTCGTCGCCGTGTACGTGGTCGGCGCCTTCGGATCCGGCATGACCGGCCAGGTCTCCGTTTCGCGCATCCTCTACGCGATGGGCCGCGACGGCATGCTGCCGAAGCCGCTGTCGCGCCTGCACCGCCGCTTCGGCACGCCGATCGTCGCCGCCTGCATCGTGTCGTTCTTCGCGCTGTCGGCGCTCTTCCTCTCGCTCGACGTCGTCGCGTTCATGATCAGCTTCGGCGCGCTCGCGGCGTTCGCGATGGTGAACCTGTCGGTGATCCGCACGTACATCTTCCCGAAGGGCGGCCGGCGGGAGCCGCTCACCGTCCGGAGCATCCTCGTCCATCTCGTCGCGCCGCTCATCGGCTTCGCGCTCACGATCTGGCTGTGGACCTCGCTCGAGGCGACGACCTGGATCGTGGGCGGGATCTGGCTCGTCATCGGCGTGATCATCATCGCGATCGTCACCGGCGGCTTCAAGCGCCCCGTCCCGAAGATGGACTTCTCCGAGCAGGATCCGACGACCGAGCAGATCGATCAGCTCGGCGCCGACTTCCCGCTGGAGGGCGACCGCGCCTGA
- the glyA gene encoding serine hydroxymethyltransferase yields the protein MSTQSAFFNEPLEVVDPEIAEVLKNELGRQRSTLEMIASENFVPRAVLESQGSVLTNKYAEGYPGRRYYGGCEFVDIAEDLARERAKSLFGAKYANVQPHSGASANAAVLSAIAEPGDTILGLELAHGGHLTHGMKLNFSGKLYDVVSYGVDPETFLVDLDVVRQKALEHRPKVIIAGWSAYPRTLDFARFREIADEVGATLWVDMAHFAGLVAAGLHPNPVPHAHVVSSTVHKTIGGPRSGFILTNDLELHKKLNTNVFPGQQGGPLMHVIAAKATAFKLAASEEFADRQRRTLAGAKLLADALTTDASQAAGVDVLTGGTDVHLVLADLRNSSLDGQQAEDALHAVGITVNRNAVPFDPRPPMVTSGLRIGTPALATRGFGETEFAEVSDIIAQTLQQTGDVEALSARVRALADAFPLYPGLEEW from the coding sequence ATGTCCACCCAGTCAGCCTTCTTCAACGAGCCGCTCGAGGTCGTCGATCCCGAGATCGCCGAGGTGCTCAAGAACGAGCTCGGCCGTCAGCGCTCGACCCTCGAGATGATCGCGAGCGAGAACTTCGTGCCGCGCGCCGTGCTCGAGTCCCAGGGCTCCGTGCTCACGAACAAGTACGCGGAGGGCTACCCGGGCCGTCGCTACTACGGCGGCTGCGAGTTCGTCGACATCGCGGAGGATCTCGCCCGCGAGCGCGCGAAGTCCCTCTTCGGCGCGAAGTACGCGAACGTGCAGCCCCACTCGGGGGCCTCGGCCAACGCGGCGGTGCTCTCCGCGATCGCGGAGCCTGGCGACACCATCCTCGGCCTCGAGCTCGCCCACGGCGGGCACCTCACGCACGGGATGAAGCTCAACTTCTCGGGCAAGCTCTACGACGTCGTCTCCTACGGCGTGGACCCCGAGACCTTCCTCGTCGACCTCGACGTGGTCCGCCAGAAGGCGCTCGAGCACCGGCCGAAGGTCATCATCGCGGGCTGGTCGGCGTACCCCCGCACCCTCGATTTCGCCCGCTTCCGCGAGATCGCCGACGAGGTCGGCGCGACGCTCTGGGTGGACATGGCCCACTTCGCCGGCCTCGTCGCCGCAGGGCTGCACCCCAACCCCGTGCCGCACGCGCACGTCGTCTCCTCGACCGTGCACAAGACGATCGGCGGGCCCCGCTCCGGCTTCATCCTCACGAACGATCTCGAACTGCACAAGAAGCTCAACACGAACGTGTTCCCCGGGCAGCAGGGCGGTCCGCTGATGCACGTCATCGCGGCGAAGGCGACCGCGTTCAAGCTCGCGGCGAGCGAGGAGTTCGCCGACCGGCAGCGACGCACGCTCGCCGGCGCGAAGCTCCTCGCCGACGCGCTCACGACCGACGCGTCGCAGGCGGCGGGCGTCGACGTGCTCACGGGCGGCACCGACGTGCACCTCGTGCTGGCGGACCTGCGCAACTCCTCGCTCGACGGCCAGCAGGCGGAGGACGCCCTCCACGCCGTCGGCATCACGGTGAACCGCAACGCCGTGCCCTTCGACCCCCGCCCGCCGATGGTCACCTCCGGGCTGCGCATCGGCACGCCGGCGCTGGCGACCCGAGGCTTCGGCGAGACCGAGTTCGCCGAGGTCTCCGACATCATCGCGCAGACCCTGCAGCAGACGGGCGACGTCGAGGCGCTGTCGGCCCGCGTGCGCGCGCTCGCGGACGCCTTCCCCCTGTACCCCGGCCTCGAGGAGTGGTGA
- the purU gene encoding formyltetrahydrofolate deformylase codes for MRVDPLPWYLVNTIPAAAAPSETQWVLTLSCTDGPGIVHAISGAVVAAGGNIAESQQFASADTGSFFMRLQVEAVAEPETFEARFAEALAPVTERYRMSWRLDTVGRPVRTLILASTATHCVNDLLYRGRGGQLPIEVPLILSNHETVRDIAEFYDVPFEHRAIAGADDKAAFEARVLEAVAEHDIELVVLARYMQILSPGLCEALAGRAINIHHSFLPGFKGANPYKQAHRRGVKLIGATAHFVTTDLDEGPIIEQDVVRVDHADSPRELTQLGQDVEARVLRHAVRSFAENRVLADGARTIIF; via the coding sequence ATGCGGGTCGATCCACTACCCTGGTACCTCGTGAACACGATCCCGGCAGCCGCAGCACCGTCCGAGACCCAGTGGGTCCTCACCCTCTCCTGCACCGACGGTCCCGGCATCGTCCACGCGATCAGCGGTGCGGTCGTGGCGGCCGGGGGCAACATCGCCGAGAGCCAGCAGTTCGCCTCGGCCGACACCGGGAGCTTCTTCATGCGGCTGCAGGTGGAGGCCGTGGCCGAGCCCGAGACCTTCGAGGCCCGCTTCGCCGAGGCGCTCGCGCCCGTCACCGAGCGGTACCGCATGAGCTGGCGGCTCGACACGGTCGGCCGCCCCGTGCGCACCCTCATCCTCGCCTCGACCGCGACGCACTGCGTCAACGACCTGCTCTACCGCGGGCGCGGCGGACAGCTGCCGATCGAGGTGCCGCTGATCCTGTCCAACCACGAGACCGTGCGCGACATCGCCGAGTTCTACGACGTCCCCTTCGAGCACCGCGCCATCGCCGGCGCCGACGACAAGGCGGCCTTCGAGGCGCGCGTGCTGGAGGCGGTCGCCGAGCACGACATCGAGCTCGTGGTGCTCGCCCGGTACATGCAGATCCTCTCCCCGGGGCTCTGCGAGGCGCTCGCCGGGCGCGCGATCAACATCCATCACTCGTTCCTCCCGGGCTTCAAGGGCGCGAACCCCTACAAGCAGGCGCACCGGCGCGGGGTGAAGCTCATCGGCGCGACCGCCCACTTCGTGACGACCGACCTCGACGAGGGTCCGATCATCGAGCAGGACGTGGTGCGGGTCGACCACGCCGACAGCCCCCGCGAGCTCACGCAGCTCGGACAGGACGTCGAGGCGCGGGTGCTGCGCCACGCCGTGCGCTCCTTCGCGGAGAATCGCGTGCTCGCCGACGGCGCCCGCACGATCATCTTCTAG